In Aspergillus fumigatus Af293 chromosome 2, whole genome shotgun sequence, a genomic segment contains:
- a CDS encoding putative protein kinase produces the protein MPEKLPSQQTPGRGQLRKGQTGSTSPPRNEDSGSGAEGPARRRLHKHASTPFLSDTPPSSKTTTGSRISIMAKRRLSIRDQKVPQGPRPQESSRRSNAPGAFFHSGHSSIDSTNESTRSTNSRVSLRSTSMGNLAKSDYNHTPPDQTDFLAPVSFDDFHNSIMAEPSLNHFPMPGTAVSNHTGSPLSGPFTRNPWADNDEPSFASRSRSNSVRKSEVSHLSSQNSSAESVASRLPASNTAARSRRQSLVQNSAAKAPAPRAPRKSIGPGSIAAATSARRQSVSARKASVDTSPADHASLRPHAQNPDSSGLDKTRLPSNVRNMKAKSLQPPSREPGDHLLTASGLTDHSRSCSTNAVRTPIKNPAGSATTPASSAKRVSVMAPHATGLGARTISPTDARRMKRISTAPQAPPLPYTPPTKQDTLPVRPRSCAQSPSSLPRKSVTPSSTRTTPDPSRKSYSSGLSLSSNTSYSSTRNSGSSLQTRFAQNQSSSRLPTPKPRAEHMGGNNEEVPPVPAIPKAYESPKGDGDFHTYFASRKSSLPLDIGLPKPKADHDAEPKQAIRGNDKKTTDHPAERAMKTPDAKTPASNFGKKNLQPLKLPPLNLLPLSTPVASKIEALKDREDDGQSYTPSGQAVTKTPSTPMTASKANFSFRDEDDTMGFTHARSSTSHFVLSTSTVAPLRTASSSSALASFDNNTTGGARTISPYVSYTLPKSSSDFSNLQQKANTSGDYSPRISQAYKLTGPRPQTQSSAFSSNAETISQLSTPSDPDNNSVPGSSIFNKVTLTGKRSDSKSQRSTGADLDPAKQMPPPRLPASATWNNLSTVKGSSPTLKPAYVQARRQSSISGTSVSTMRNQSVSSEQSLALEPSVSNESGESNTASLRPGSSVFSPMHKMINSAKSSTAATPRQQHESNPDSDILAADEEMRRLASKRKDFETAARNLDELRRKAGPKERVSPAQALKMANLNIFERGEIIDFKDIYFCGTQNAKKHVGDLNAQAANFGYDDDRGDYNIVIGDHLAYRYEVLDVLGKGSFGQVVRCIDHKTGALVAVKIIRNKKRFHQQALIEVNLLQKLKEWDPHRRHSVVNFTQSFYFRGHLCISTELLGMNLYEFIKAHDFKGFSLKLIRRFTKQILGTLTLLHTKKVIHCDLKPENILLVHPMSSEIRVIDFGSSCFENEKVYTYIQSRFYRSPEVILGMSYGMPIDMWSLGCILAELYSGYPIFPGENEQEQLACIMEVFGPPEKHLIEKSTRKKLFFDSLGKPRLTVSSKGRRRRPSSKDLKQVLKCDDDAFLDFISRCLRWDPARRLTPHDALRHEFITGIKPASRSRSYGMASLSNKRATTLSNPTARPLPEPPGTSLKNGTFIRSRDISGSSPVKATTVGKRHSTVSGLQPSTPAKRGTTVPSMPGSALPRVAARSISGKPDLATAAAATSLRSK, from the exons ATGCCAGAAAAGCTACCGTCGCAGCAGACTCCAGGGAGGGGCCAGCTGCGTAAAGGGCAAACGGGCTCGACCAGTCCACCTCGGAATGAAGATTCAGGATCTGGAG CAGAGGGTCCCGCACGAAGACGTTTGCATAAACATGCATCAACACCTTTCCTTTCGGATACTCCCCCTTCCTCAAAAACAACAACTGGGTCTCGCATAAGCATCATGGCCAAGAGAAGACTGTCGATTAGAGATCAGAAAGTGCCGCAGGGCCCACGGCCGCAAGAATCCTCGCGCAGAAG TAATGCACCAGGCGCTTTTTTCCACTCAGGACACTCTTCAATTGATTCAACGAATGAATCAACACGGAGTACCAACTCTCGCGTCAGTCTTCGATCCACCAGCATGGGGAATCTGGCAAAGTCGGACTATAACCATACGCCTCCTGATCAGACGGACTTCCTTGCCCCCGTCagctttgatgatttccacaacagcatcatggcaGAGCCGAGTCTAAATCACTTTCCGATGCCCGGCACTGCGGTTTCAAATCACACAGGAAGCCCGCTCTCTGGCCCATTTACGCGGAATCCGTGGGCAGATAACGATGAACCCAGCTTTGCCAGCCGGTCGAGAAGTAATTCCGTGCGAAAGAGTGAGGTTTCACATTTATCGAGCCAGAATTCCTCCGCAGAATCGGTAGCTTCGCGTCTTCCGGCTTCCAACACGGCTGCGCGGAGTCGCCGGCAGAGTCTTGTCCAAAACTCCGCTGCAAAAGCCCCTGCTCCGCGCGCTCCACGGAAATCCATAGGTCCTGGCTCCATTGCAGCTGCTACATCTGCCAGACGTCAGAGCGTGTCTGCCCGGAAGGCAAGTGTGGACACGTCTCCAGCCGACCATGCAAGTCTCCGCCCACATGCCCAGAATCCCGATTCCAGCGGCCTTGACAAGACGAGGCTCCCTTCCAATGTTCGCAACATGAAAGCCAAGTCGCTCCAGCCACCCTCCCGGGAGCCTGGTGACCATCTGCTGACAGCATCTGGATTGACTGACCACTCCCGGTCATGTTCCACTAATGCTGTTCGGACGCCGATTAAGAATCCTGCCGGCAGTGCGACTACGCCCGCTTCATCTGCGAAAAGGGTGTCAGTTATGGCCCCACACGCGACAGGCCTCGGGGCTCGAACAATAAGCCCTACTGATGCACGGCGTATGAAGCGAATCTCTACAGCGCCGCAGGCGCCTCCATTACCATATACTCCTCCAACCAAACAGGACACGCTTCCTGTTCGCCCGCGGTCCTGCGCCCAGTCTCCGTCTAGTCTGCCGCGGAAGAGCGTCacaccatcgtcgacgagaaCAACGCCCGACCCAAGTCGGAAATCCTACAGTTCAGGCTTGTCTTTGTCGTCCAACACGAGCTATAGCTCTACGAGGAACTCCGGCAGTTCCTTGCAGACAAGGTTTGCCCAGAACCAATCATCTTCCCGGTTACCTACCCCAAAACCGCGCGCAGAACATATGGGGGGAAACAACGAAGAGGTCCCTCCTGTTCCCGCAATCCCCAAGGCTTACGAGTCTCCCAAGGGTGACGGCGATTTTCATACCTACTTTGCTTCGCGGAAGTCTAGTCTTCCCTTGGATATCGGTCTTCCGAAGCCTAAGGCTGACCACGACGCTGAGCCCAAACAAGCGATAAGGGGTAACGACAAAAAGACTACGGATCATCCTGCTGAGCGAGCAATGAAAACTCCCGATGCCAAGACTCCAGCGAGCAATTTTGGGAAGAAGAATCTGCAGCCTTTGAAATTGCCCCCGTTGAACCTGTTGCCTCTCAGCACTCCTGTGGCCTCTAAAATCGAAGCTTTGAAGGACCGCGAAGACGATGGGCAATCCTACACTCCTTCAGGCCAGGCCGTAACTAAGACTCCGAGCACGCCGATGACGGCCTCCAAGGCAAATTTCTCCTTTCgagatgaggatgacacAATGGGTTTTACTCACGCTCGAAGCAGCACTTCCCATTTCGTGCTGAGCACCTCAACAGTTGCTCCTCTGAGAACAGCAAGTAGCTCCAGTGCATTGGCGTCTTTTGACAATAATACTACTGGTGGTGCGCGAACAATCTCCCCTTATGTCTCATACACATTGCCAAAGAGTAGCAGCGACTTCAGCAACCTACAACAAAAAGCCAACACAAGTGGCGATTATTCCCCACGAATCTCGCAAGCATACAAGTTGACTGGGCCTCGACCTCAAACTCAATCGTCCGCATTCTCTTCGAATGCTGAGACAATCAGTCAATTGTCCACTCCTTCGGATCCTGACAACAACAGCGTTCCTGGGTCTTCAATCTTCAATAAAGTCACCTTGACCGGAAAGCGTAGCGACTCCAAATCACAACGTTCGACAGGTGCTGATCTGGACCCGGCGAAGCAAATGCCGCCCCCTAGACTCCCAGCATCTGCCACTTGGAATAATCTGTCCACAGTCAAAGGCTCAAGTCCCACACTCAAGCCCGCGTACGTTCAAGCAAGACGTCAGTCATCTATTTCCGGCACGAGTGTCTCAACAATGCGGAACCAAAGTGTGAGCAGTGAACAGAGTCTCGCTTTGGAGCCAAGTGTCTCGAATGAGTCCGGGGAAAGCAATACGGCCTCACTACGACCCGGATCATCCGTCTTCTCGCCCATGCACAAGATGATCAATTCGGCTAAATCTAGCACGGCAGCCACCCCTCGCCAGCAGCATGAGTCTAACCCTGACTCTGACATTTTGGCagccgatgaggagatgcGCAGACTCGCTAGCAAGCGCAAGGACTTTGAGACTGCCGCCAGGAATCTAGACGAATTACGTCGCAAGGCAGGCCCGAAGGAGCGAGTAAGCCCAGCGCAGGCACTGAAAATGGCCAATCTCAATATCTTTGAACGTGGAGAGATCATCGACTTCAAGGATATCTACTTCTGCGGAACGCAGAATGCGAAGAAACATGTTGGTGATCTGAATGCGCAAGCTGCCAACTTCGGCTACGACGATGATCGTGGTGACTACAACATCGTGATCGGTGATCATCTTGCGTATCGGTATGAAGTGCTCGATGTTCTGGGCAAAGGTAGCTTTGGTCAGGTTGTGAGATGCATTGACCACAAGACGGGAGCTCTGGTTGCTGTGAAGATCATTCGCAACAAGAAACGGTTCCACCAACAAGCTCTGATCGAGGTGAACCTCCTCCAGAAACTCAAGGAGTGGGATCCGCATCGCCGTCACAGCGTGGTTAATTTCACACAGAGCTTCTATTTTAGGGGACATCTCTGTATTTCCACGGAACTGCTCGGAATGAACCTTTATGAATTTATCAAGGCTCACGACTTCAAAGGGTTTTCACTCAAACTTATACGCCGCTTCACGAAGCAGATCCTGGGCACTCTGACACTCCTGCACACCAAGAAGGTTATTCATTGTGACCTCAAACCCGAGAATATCCTTCTCGTTCATCCCATGAGCTCCGAAATCCGGGTCATCGATTTTGGGTCCAGTTGTTTCGAGAATGAGAAAGTGTATACCTATATCCAAAGTCGTTTTTACCGCTCGCCAGAGGTCATTCTTGGCATGTCTTACGGCATGCCGATTGATATGTGGAGTCTGGGGTGTATCTTGGCGGAGCTCTACAGCGGGTATCCCATTTTCCCGGGAGAAAATGAACAGGAGCAGCTTGCTTGTATAATGGAGGTGTTTGGTCCTCCCGAGAAACATTTAATTGAGAAGAGCACTCGGAAGAAGTTATTCTTTGATTCTTTGGGCAAGCCTAGACTCACCGTCTCTTCAAAGGGCAGAAGGCGTCGGCCAAGTTCAAAGGACCTCAAACAGGTTTTGAAGTGTGACGATGATGCGTTCCTTGACTTTATCTCTCGCTGTCTTCGATGGGATCCTGCTCGTCGGCTCACCCCTCACGATGCGCTCCGACATGAGTTTATAACTGGAATCAAACCTGCGTCACGCTCTCGAAGCTATGGTATGGCGAGCCTCTCAAACAAGCGTGCCACTACTCTGTCTAATCCAACAGCACGGCCGCTGCCGGAGCCACCTGGAACTAGTCTCAAAAACGGTACATTTATTCGCAGTCGCGACATTTCAGGCAGCTCTCCTGTGAAAGCGACAACAGTTGGTAAACGGCACTCCACCGTGAGCGGCCTGCAGCCGTCAACTCCTGCCAAGCGAGGCACAACTGTCCCTTCTATGCCTGGTTCAGCATTGCCCCGTGTCGCAGCCAGAAGTATCAGTGGAAAGCCCGACCTCGCGACTGCGGCGGCAGCGACGAGTCTA AGAAGTAAATGA
- a CDS encoding endoplasmic reticulum-Golgi intermediate compartment family protein: MNGYASHGLDEDAFGEKSSVRRSLRTFDAFPKTKPSYTAPSPRGGQWTVLVLLVCTFLSISEFRTWLKGTEKQHFSVEKGISHDLQLNLDIVVHMSCDMLDVNIQDASGDRILAGQLLKREPTSWQLWMDKRNYETYGGAHEYQTLSQEHADRLSEQEADAHVHHVLGEVRRNPRKKFAKGPKLRRGDAVDSCRIYGSLEGNKVQGDFHITARGHGYHNNAPHLEHKTFNFSHMITELSFGPHYPTLLNPLDKTIATTEDHYYKYQYFLSIVPTIYSKGNLALDTYANAPPSNRRGKNLVFTNQYAVTSQSSVIPESPYFIPGLFFKYNIEPILLLISEERTSFLSLLVRLVNTVSGVMVTGGWLYQMSGWLGELLGRRRRRGKSEGVLTGRHEADD, from the exons ATGAACGGCTACGCATCGCACGGCCTTGACGAGGATGCATTTGGGGAGAAGTCAAGTGTCAGACGCAGCTTGAGGACATTCGACGCGTTTC CGAAGACAAAACCTTCTTATACAGCGCCTTCTCCCCGCGGCGGGCAATGGACGGTTCTGGTATTGCTCGTCTGTACCTTCTTATCGATATCCGAGTTCCGCACATGGCTCAAAGGCACCGAGAAGCAGCACTTCAGCGTTGAAAAAGGAATCTCCCATGACCTGCAGCTGAACCTGGACATTGTCGTCCACATGTCCTGTGACATGCTAGACGTGAATATCCAGGATGCTTCAGGCGACCGCATTCTTGCCGGTCAGCTGCTGAAACGCGAGCCCACGAGCTGGCAGCTGTGGATGGACAAGCGCAATTACGAGACCTACGGCGGTGCCCACGAATACCAGACCCTCAGCCAGGAGCACGCCGATCGTCTATCGGAGCAGGAAGCCGACGCGCATGTGCACCATGTTCTCGGCGAAGTGCGGAGGAATCCCAGGAAGAAGTTCGCCAAGGGACCCAAGCTGAGGAGGGGCGATGCTGTTGACTCGTGTCGGATCTATGGCAGTCTGGAGGGAAATAAGGTGCAGGGTGACTTCCACATTACGGCACGGGGACACGGGTACCATAACAACGCACCTCATCTGGAGCACAAGA CCTTCAACTTCTCGCACATGATCACCGAGCTCTCCTTCGGCCCTCACTATCCGACCCTCCTCAACCCCCTCGACAAAACCATCGCCACAACCGAAGACCACTACTACAAGTACCAGTATTTCCTCTCCATTGTGCCAACCATCTACTCCAAGGGCAACCTCGCACTAGACACCTACGCCAACGCTCCGCCCTCAAACCGCCGTGGCAAAAACCTCGTCTTCACCAACCAGTACGCGGTCACCAGCCAGTCCAGCGTGATTCCAGAAAGCCCCTACTTCATCCCAGGCCTCTTCTTCAAGTACAACATCGAGCCcatcctgctgctgatcAGCGAGGAGCGCACTAGTTTCCTGTCCTTGCTTGTGCGGCTGGTTAACACCGTCTCTGGGGTTATGGTGACAGGTGGCTGGTTGTATCAGATGTCAGGGTGGCTCGGTGAGCTGCTgggcaggaggaggagaaggggcAAGTCGGAGGGTGTTCTTACAGGGCGCCACGAGGCGGACGATTGA